The Vibrio gallaecicus genome contains a region encoding:
- a CDS encoding ABC transporter permease produces MEQTSTVPSRWERFKQSDILYYFLRDKVAMVSFAIFSVFLVMALAAPLVAPTDPYDVTSIDIMDSELPPSWMEDGEERFLLGTDEQGRDILSTMLYGSRLSLTIGFLAVGLQLTLGIIIGLSAGYFGGRIDSFLMRFADVQLSFSTMMVAIIVSAIFKASFGSDFYAQYAVVMLVVIIGVAEWPQYARTIRASVLAEKKKEYVEAARVMGFKAPRIMFRHILPNCLSPILVISTVQVANAIMSEAALSFLGLGLPVDQPSLGALISTGFNYIFSGAWWITAFPGVLLVTLVLVINLLGDWLRDVFNPKIYKG; encoded by the coding sequence ATGGAACAAACATCGACAGTGCCATCTCGCTGGGAGCGATTCAAGCAGTCAGATATTCTGTACTATTTCTTACGTGATAAAGTCGCGATGGTGAGCTTTGCTATTTTTTCCGTCTTTTTGGTGATGGCTTTAGCAGCTCCTCTTGTAGCACCAACGGATCCATATGACGTGACGTCTATTGATATTATGGACTCTGAACTTCCACCGTCGTGGATGGAAGATGGTGAAGAACGTTTTCTTTTAGGCACTGATGAACAAGGTCGTGATATTTTATCGACTATGCTTTATGGCTCTCGTTTATCTCTGACGATTGGTTTCTTAGCGGTAGGCTTACAGTTAACGCTAGGTATTATCATTGGTTTATCTGCGGGTTACTTCGGTGGTCGTATTGATAGCTTCTTGATGCGTTTTGCTGACGTTCAACTTTCATTCTCGACTATGATGGTAGCGATCATTGTTTCTGCCATATTCAAAGCGAGTTTTGGTAGTGATTTTTACGCTCAATATGCAGTTGTCATGCTGGTGGTGATCATAGGTGTGGCAGAATGGCCACAATATGCACGTACTATTCGAGCATCAGTATTAGCTGAAAAGAAAAAAGAGTATGTGGAAGCTGCGCGAGTGATGGGCTTCAAAGCTCCACGAATTATGTTCCGTCATATCTTGCCTAATTGTCTATCGCCTATCTTGGTTATCTCTACGGTACAAGTGGCAAATGCCATTATGTCGGAAGCGGCACTTTCTTTCCTTGGTTTAGGTTTACCTGTTGATCAACCTTCGTTGGGTGCGTTAATCAGTACTGGATTTAACTACATTTTCTCTGGAGCATGGTGGATCACAGCTTTCCCTGGTGTGCTACTGGTAACGTTAGTTCTGGTCATCAACCTACTTGGTGACTGGTTACGTGACGTATTTAACCCTAAAATTTATAAAGGGTGA
- a CDS encoding ECF-type sigma factor, which produces MATATADLTQIINEWQSGNKSAETELYKFAYLQLRHIALEERVRNAQKYGDDNQVLNDSMNSTTALIHDAYLKMSSSNLQSISNKRDFFLMAAKVMRQILIDNARHLQAQKRQQLTLVNADNDDRFEQFVIMDKALDSFSLRYPRQSQALKLKYLMGMRNQEISQLLECSDSLIEKDLKFSRSWLQSKLV; this is translated from the coding sequence ATGGCTACAGCAACGGCAGATCTCACTCAAATCATAAATGAATGGCAATCAGGTAACAAAAGTGCAGAAACTGAACTGTATAAATTCGCTTACCTTCAGCTTCGCCATATTGCTCTCGAAGAACGTGTTAGAAACGCACAAAAATACGGGGATGATAACCAAGTATTAAACGACAGTATGAACAGTACGACAGCACTCATACATGATGCTTACCTTAAAATGTCGTCATCCAACTTACAGTCGATTAGCAATAAAAGAGATTTCTTTTTAATGGCCGCCAAAGTCATGAGACAGATCTTAATCGATAATGCTCGCCACCTTCAGGCTCAAAAAAGACAACAACTTACCTTGGTCAACGCTGATAACGACGACAGGTTTGAGCAATTTGTCATCATGGATAAGGCTCTTGATAGCTTCAGCCTGCGCTACCCTCGCCAGTCTCAAGCATTAAAGCTCAAATACTTAATGGGGATGCGTAATCAAGAAATCAGCCAATTACTGGAATGCAGCGATAGCCTAATCGAAAAAGACCTTAAGTTTTCTCGAAGCTGGCTTCAAAGCAAACTGGTATAA
- a CDS encoding ABC transporter permease yields the protein MVTFLVKRLFQALIVMFVISLVAFAIQDNLGDPLRELVGQSVSEAERQALRDELGLNDPFVTKYTRFVGAAIQGDLGTSYFFKRPAVDVILDKLVATLELVLGASIIIVCLSIPLGVYSAIHPKSFFTKLIMAGSSVGISVPVFLTAIMLMYVFSIELGWLPSFGRGETANWFGWESGFLTLDGLAHLVLPSIALASIMLPLFIRLVRSEMLEVLSSEYIKFGKAKGLALNKIYYQHALKNTMLPVLTVGGVQIGTMVAYTILTETVFQWPGTGFLFLEAINRVDTPLITAYVIFVGLIFVVTNTIVDLLYGVINPTVNITGKGA from the coding sequence ATGGTTACGTTTCTGGTCAAGCGCCTGTTTCAGGCACTGATAGTGATGTTTGTGATCAGTTTGGTGGCGTTTGCCATTCAGGATAACCTGGGCGACCCGTTACGTGAGTTAGTCGGTCAATCTGTTTCAGAGGCAGAGCGTCAAGCACTGCGTGATGAACTCGGCTTAAATGATCCCTTCGTTACAAAATACACTCGCTTTGTAGGCGCTGCTATACAGGGTGATCTTGGTACTTCGTACTTCTTCAAACGTCCCGCTGTGGATGTAATCTTAGACAAATTAGTCGCAACGCTTGAGCTTGTACTAGGTGCTTCGATTATTATCGTTTGTTTGTCTATTCCTTTAGGTGTTTACTCCGCAATTCACCCTAAAAGCTTTTTTACTAAATTAATCATGGCCGGTAGTAGTGTAGGTATTTCGGTACCAGTATTCTTAACGGCAATTATGTTGATGTATGTATTCTCTATTGAATTAGGCTGGTTACCCTCTTTTGGTCGAGGTGAAACTGCAAACTGGTTTGGTTGGGAATCTGGCTTCTTAACGCTAGATGGCTTAGCGCATCTAGTGCTTCCAAGTATTGCTTTAGCTTCAATCATGCTGCCTTTATTTATTCGTCTTGTACGTTCTGAAATGTTGGAAGTGTTGAGCTCGGAATACATCAAATTCGGCAAGGCAAAAGGCCTAGCGTTAAATAAAATTTATTACCAGCACGCTTTAAAAAATACCATGCTACCTGTATTGACAGTTGGTGGTGTTCAAATTGGTACTATGGTCGCATACACCATTCTTACTGAAACCGTTTTCCAGTGGCCAGGTACTGGCTTCCTTTTCCTTGAAGCAATAAACCGTGTGGATACCCCACTTATCACGGCATACGTTATTTTTGTTGGTCTGATTTTCGTTGTGACTAACACCATTGTTGATTTACTTTACGGCGTAATTAACCCAACAGTGAACATCACAGGGAAAGGAGCATAA
- a CDS encoding SPOR domain-containing protein — MKMTTTAAIECGFRKHYHFGVFAFAMLLSSQANAESFLCDATQASENQLPVLEQACPIGKGLWGSSEPKGHTQNDLFWVQCGLLAKPLSLEKAKPIYKNISTNVWMKPEAKGFRCLIGPYQTYSDAKKELMGVRKVEGYEEAFIRMVDKSAPKKSQAQPKSSAKPKVKAPVVTATASPKVYTDSKEAMKPKVEPKAANSVASISATPTLKAQMPKQGDGNINVQIRLQTNISGKTYSVPYLNDNEHQFYMEQGKPWSRLDYDGAKLVCYELGMGLATEEQWQRLLESKVMEKEDWPMHLPYWGLLKKGLFTNGNITQLKGSSLLNVLCVK, encoded by the coding sequence ATAAAGATGACAACTACAGCAGCGATAGAATGTGGGTTTAGAAAACACTATCACTTTGGCGTGTTCGCTTTTGCAATGTTGCTTTCAAGCCAAGCGAACGCAGAGTCTTTTTTATGTGATGCTACTCAAGCAAGTGAAAACCAACTGCCAGTATTAGAACAAGCTTGTCCAATTGGTAAAGGTTTGTGGGGAAGCTCTGAGCCTAAAGGGCATACTCAAAATGACTTATTTTGGGTGCAGTGTGGTTTGTTGGCGAAACCATTATCATTAGAAAAAGCCAAACCTATCTATAAGAATATTTCGACCAATGTATGGATGAAACCTGAAGCAAAAGGTTTTCGCTGTTTAATTGGTCCGTATCAAACCTATTCTGATGCAAAAAAAGAGTTAATGGGTGTTCGTAAAGTTGAAGGTTATGAAGAAGCATTTATCCGAATGGTTGATAAATCCGCTCCTAAAAAATCTCAAGCTCAGCCTAAATCATCAGCAAAGCCTAAGGTAAAAGCACCAGTAGTAACGGCTACAGCTTCTCCTAAAGTGTATACAGACTCGAAAGAGGCAATGAAACCTAAAGTAGAACCTAAAGCTGCCAACTCAGTTGCTTCTATCTCTGCTACACCGACACTTAAGGCCCAAATGCCTAAACAGGGTGATGGAAACATCAATGTTCAAATTCGCCTGCAAACCAATATCTCAGGTAAAACATACTCAGTCCCTTACTTAAACGATAACGAACACCAGTTCTATATGGAGCAAGGTAAGCCGTGGAGCCGTTTAGATTATGATGGTGCTAAATTAGTGTGTTATGAACTGGGAATGGGCCTGGCTACGGAAGAGCAATGGCAGAGGCTACTTGAATCGAAAGTCATGGAAAAAGAAGACTGGCCAATGCATTTACCTTATTGGGGCTTGTTGAAAAAAGGTTTATTTACCAATGGTAATATCACTCAATTGAAAGGTTCATCATTATTGAATGTGCTGTGTGTGAAATAA
- a CDS encoding chromosome partitioning protein ParA, whose protein sequence is MKAFYLLAALSCFSSFVVSAQPETQTGYFIDSPVSGLYYETSSNLSGTTNKGAFEYNPGDIISFFIGNDNSGYLLTTLSAQQVITPTLSSTKPSRSINMTRLLLSLDSTPENREEIVLASKILSDVEFQKKLKSIDISYLDSIGYSLGLELVSTKEATEHLNQSQQYIKKNFTSDEVIFSPKNIKMSNIIIMKKDWAGRTCMYDLAHANNPKYHGPIGSTDYKVTDDELIQYPSIGDYFKGCNLVPGKLISEIIREPIENTEGWSGLIGCAAKGCTRNDLSGFAIEDYDDEGDWKYRTVALDFDPTTQLLMEKIQGLGKNEHIRHSNKREMIWFTYPASGKGDTIPYQGFWQHTIYEQTDMVQQCLYINNKTILQAEIIEDSCSTNAAHYITDVTQQYGDMWWLNNPENTASLAQLNTQVRWYDSVPNQHFTTWEYLPAGKEWDEGILYRFRQSISLNGDGSHKVDTLSVSEFHKVGSNI, encoded by the coding sequence CTAGCTCTAATTTATCAGGTACCACTAATAAAGGAGCCTTTGAGTACAACCCCGGTGACATCATCAGTTTCTTCATCGGCAATGATAACTCGGGCTACCTTTTAACAACGTTATCCGCTCAACAAGTCATTACCCCGACCCTTTCGTCCACTAAGCCAAGTCGCAGCATTAATATGACTCGGCTCTTGTTGTCGCTAGATAGCACACCCGAGAACCGTGAGGAGATTGTACTTGCTAGTAAAATTTTATCTGATGTTGAATTTCAAAAAAAATTAAAAAGCATTGATATCAGTTATTTAGACAGTATTGGGTATTCTCTTGGGTTAGAGCTAGTATCAACCAAAGAGGCCACCGAACATTTAAACCAAAGCCAGCAGTACATAAAGAAAAATTTCACTTCAGATGAAGTCATCTTTTCGCCTAAAAACATCAAGATGAGCAATATCATCATCATGAAAAAAGATTGGGCGGGCAGAACTTGTATGTATGATTTAGCCCATGCAAACAACCCAAAATATCATGGTCCAATCGGCAGTACTGATTACAAAGTAACAGACGATGAACTCATTCAGTACCCGAGCATTGGCGATTATTTTAAAGGGTGCAACCTTGTCCCGGGCAAGCTAATAAGTGAGATAATAAGAGAGCCGATAGAGAATACCGAAGGCTGGAGTGGTCTGATCGGGTGCGCGGCAAAAGGTTGTACTCGTAATGATCTCAGTGGCTTCGCCATTGAAGATTATGACGACGAAGGCGACTGGAAGTATAGAACCGTTGCGCTAGATTTTGATCCAACTACTCAACTGTTGATGGAGAAAATACAAGGGTTGGGAAAAAATGAACACATTAGGCATTCCAATAAACGCGAAATGATCTGGTTCACCTACCCAGCATCAGGCAAGGGTGACACTATTCCTTACCAAGGGTTCTGGCAACACACCATATATGAGCAAACTGATATGGTTCAGCAATGCTTATACATTAATAACAAAACCATCTTGCAGGCAGAAATAATTGAGGATAGCTGCTCTACAAATGCTGCACACTATATCACTGATGTCACTCAACAATACGGTGATATGTGGTGGTTAAATAACCCAGAAAACACGGCATCTTTAGCGCAATTAAACACTCAAGTTCGTTGGTATGACTCAGTACCCAATCAACATTTTACGACTTGGGAATATCTTCCAGCAGGAAAAGAGTGGGACGAAGGGATCTTGTATCGATTCCGTCAATCTATCTCGCTAAACGGCGATGGCTCCCATAAAGTCGACACATTGTCAGTTTCCGAATTCCACAAAGTAGGGTCGAATATCTAA
- a CDS encoding PorT family protein, translated as MKKWICLGLMPMAVLAQDDDRLNSSQTDSSKDSYGYSYFTVGIENVTYQEYFGGLTSEVTVTNPVLNTGGLYYINDKYDFSIDALASFSPQNGTEDWTNNGSVIQNNQLEYLKTATNIQLHYKVNDRWRIIGGPSLTYQTFTRYGVKNHTADGNKFFYGTWEETSTDIFLDVGIAYDDGTLYRDDKWHVSGKATVGLPVWSVTSNTQFPDTDFYDFGFRTALEGTVSYEVAPGFHLGWYAMLGYEKRFESDPETVTTSYCNTMVDGKCTEMITENKKATLPEADTYTFSTGLQALWSF; from the coding sequence ATGAAAAAGTGGATATGCCTAGGTTTAATGCCAATGGCGGTTTTGGCTCAGGATGATGATCGTTTAAATAGCAGCCAAACGGATAGCAGTAAAGATAGTTACGGGTACTCTTACTTTACTGTAGGAATTGAGAACGTCACATACCAAGAATACTTTGGTGGATTAACGTCTGAAGTGACGGTGACCAACCCTGTTCTTAATACTGGCGGTCTGTATTACATTAATGATAAGTATGACTTTTCTATTGATGCGCTAGCCTCTTTTTCTCCTCAAAATGGTACTGAAGATTGGACTAACAATGGTAGCGTTATTCAAAACAATCAGCTGGAATATTTAAAAACAGCCACCAATATACAGCTGCATTATAAGGTGAATGATCGCTGGAGAATCATTGGTGGGCCTTCTCTTACGTATCAAACCTTCACTCGCTACGGTGTGAAAAACCATACTGCGGACGGCAATAAGTTTTTTTATGGAACTTGGGAAGAAACCTCAACCGATATCTTTCTTGATGTAGGTATCGCCTATGATGACGGCACTCTATACCGAGATGACAAATGGCATGTGAGTGGCAAAGCGACAGTCGGCTTACCCGTTTGGAGTGTGACCAGCAATACGCAATTCCCAGATACGGATTTTTATGACTTTGGCTTTAGAACTGCACTAGAAGGGACGGTCAGTTATGAAGTGGCACCTGGCTTTCATTTAGGTTGGTATGCGATGCTTGGTTATGAAAAGCGCTTTGAATCAGATCCGGAGACTGTGACAACCAGTTACTGTAATACTATGGTTGATGGTAAGTGTACGGAAATGATTACCGAAAATAAAAAAGCGACTCTGCCTGAAGCCGATACTTATACTTTCAGTACAGGCTTGCAGGCGTTGTGGAGTTTCTAA